The Nitrospiraceae bacterium genome has a window encoding:
- a CDS encoding DUF1015 domain-containing protein, protein MAHIIPFRGTLYNPATVGDVRQVVAPPYDIIDSALQKTLHERNPHNVIRLELGYEQAGDGPSGNKYTRAAVALKEWMTAGALKRDAEPAVYYHTIEYQPPYSTPGTPTRLFKGFLATMQLEEFSSGKILPHENTRAAAKSDRLNLLEACRSNFSPIISLYSDPKNEVLALLEQAIGSTKPRIDFQDDVGFRQRLWSVSDPAVLAKVVALMDTKPLFIADGHHRYETALNYRRARRQQAGAVTGPQPYDNVFMLFASLEDKGLTVLPTHRVPTTKVPAIADLKNLLGKTCEIQSFVWNLGNETSVRREFLEALRSKGQSVPVFGLAVQKDQAYHLLTLHSELRPSQATSPRDRLDVSLLQQHVVPALCPTQQEQEAILYTKDEHEALDWVIKGTGTAALLLNPTKVAEVQAVASAGERMPHKSTYFFPKPLTGLVMNVMEG, encoded by the coding sequence ATGGCACACATCATTCCCTTCCGCGGCACACTCTACAACCCAGCGACCGTCGGCGATGTCCGGCAAGTCGTCGCGCCGCCTTACGACATCATCGACAGCGCGCTGCAGAAGACGTTGCACGAGCGGAACCCTCACAACGTCATCCGCTTGGAATTGGGATATGAACAGGCCGGCGATGGTCCGTCTGGCAACAAATACACCCGTGCGGCGGTGGCCTTAAAGGAGTGGATGACCGCTGGAGCCCTCAAGCGGGATGCGGAGCCGGCCGTGTATTACCACACGATCGAATATCAGCCGCCCTATTCGACGCCCGGCACCCCGACCCGTCTCTTCAAAGGCTTTCTGGCCACGATGCAATTGGAGGAGTTCAGCTCCGGCAAGATTCTCCCACATGAGAACACCCGGGCGGCCGCGAAGAGCGACCGATTGAATCTGCTCGAGGCCTGCCGGTCCAACTTCAGCCCGATCATTTCGCTCTATTCAGATCCCAAGAACGAGGTACTGGCTCTCTTGGAGCAGGCCATTGGGTCGACCAAACCGCGCATCGACTTTCAAGACGATGTGGGCTTTCGCCAACGTTTGTGGAGTGTGAGCGACCCGGCCGTGCTGGCGAAGGTCGTCGCGTTGATGGACACCAAACCGCTCTTCATCGCCGACGGACACCACCGATATGAAACGGCGTTGAACTATCGTCGTGCCAGGAGACAGCAGGCTGGCGCCGTGACCGGCCCTCAGCCCTATGACAACGTGTTCATGTTGTTCGCGAGCCTGGAAGACAAGGGCCTCACCGTGCTGCCGACCCATCGTGTGCCGACCACCAAGGTACCGGCCATTGCGGACCTGAAGAACCTGCTCGGGAAAACCTGCGAGATTCAGTCGTTCGTCTGGAACCTTGGAAATGAAACCTCCGTACGGCGGGAATTTCTTGAAGCCTTGCGAAGCAAGGGACAGTCGGTACCGGTTTTCGGGTTGGCGGTGCAAAAGGACCAGGCCTACCACCTGTTGACGCTTCATTCGGAACTGCGCCCCTCACAGGCCACTTCGCCGCGTGATCGGCTCGACGTTTCGCTGCTGCAGCAGCATGTCGTGCCGGCGCTCTGCCCCACGCAGCAGGAGCAGGAAGCCATTCTCTACACAAAGGACGAGCACGAGGCCTTGGATTGGGTCATCAAAGGCACGGGCACCGCCGCACTGCTGCTGAACCCGACGAAGGTTGCCGAAGTTCAGGCCGTCGCCTCCGCCGGTGAGCGCATGCCGCATAAGTCCACCTACTTCTTCCCCAAGCCGCTGACCGGGCTCGTGATGAACGTGATGGAAGGGTAA
- a CDS encoding sigma-54-dependent Fis family transcriptional regulator gives MKAKILIVDDDQDIVTMLQDRLDASGYKTVTAGDGQRGLELIEQESPNLVLLDLYLPRLKGMDVLKRLAQSRQIEELPVIVMTAAGTIPDAVEAMRQGAYDFLTKPLEKDHLLIVIQKALERDSLKRQVAVLKSDLRNRYATIVGNSPKIRTVIESAQRAAKSDAGVLLLGESGTGKELFARSIHQWSPRQSAPMVVINCVALTETLLENELFGHERGAFTGADRQQKGKLEMAEGGTVFLDEIGDMSLPLQAKLLRVLQDREFHRVGGTRPVSVNVRFIAATNKDLKQAVKAGQFREDLFFRLNVVSFTLPPLRERTEDIATLADFFLERHAIEAKRPGMTLSTAARAALTRYPWPGNIRELDNVISRAVVLSPSDVIEPEVLALSPDEPLRAAGGDELPYLNLTYHESMEAHSAYIIERALGKAGGNQTKAAELLDLQRTYLARLIKQRKATPEEQ, from the coding sequence ATGAAAGCCAAGATCCTCATTGTCGACGACGATCAGGACATCGTGACGATGTTGCAGGATCGCTTGGATGCGAGCGGATACAAGACCGTCACGGCGGGCGACGGCCAGCGCGGGCTCGAACTGATCGAGCAGGAGTCGCCGAACTTGGTGTTGCTCGACCTCTATCTGCCGCGCCTCAAGGGCATGGACGTGCTCAAACGCCTCGCTCAGAGCCGACAGATCGAGGAACTACCCGTGATCGTGATGACCGCCGCCGGCACTATTCCGGATGCGGTCGAGGCGATGCGCCAGGGCGCCTACGATTTCCTCACCAAGCCGCTCGAAAAGGATCACCTGCTGATCGTGATCCAGAAGGCGCTGGAGCGCGATTCCCTCAAGCGCCAGGTCGCGGTCCTGAAGTCGGATCTGCGCAACCGATATGCCACGATCGTGGGCAACAGCCCGAAAATTCGTACTGTCATCGAATCTGCGCAGCGCGCGGCAAAGTCCGACGCCGGAGTACTGTTGTTGGGCGAGAGCGGAACCGGCAAGGAACTCTTCGCACGCTCGATCCACCAATGGAGCCCTCGTCAAAGCGCGCCGATGGTGGTCATCAACTGCGTGGCGCTCACCGAAACCTTGCTGGAGAATGAACTCTTCGGTCACGAGCGCGGGGCCTTCACAGGAGCCGACCGTCAGCAGAAGGGCAAGTTGGAAATGGCCGAAGGCGGGACGGTCTTTCTCGATGAAATCGGCGATATGTCGCTTCCGCTCCAGGCGAAGTTGCTTCGCGTCTTACAGGACCGGGAGTTTCACCGAGTCGGCGGAACCAGGCCCGTCTCGGTCAATGTGCGGTTCATTGCGGCCACGAACAAGGACTTGAAGCAGGCCGTCAAGGCAGGACAATTCCGGGAGGATCTGTTCTTCCGGCTCAACGTGGTCAGCTTCACCCTCCCGCCCTTGCGGGAACGGACGGAAGATATTGCAACGCTGGCCGACTTCTTCTTGGAGCGCCACGCCATCGAGGCCAAGCGGCCCGGCATGACGCTCAGCACTGCGGCCCGCGCTGCCTTAACCCGCTACCCTTGGCCGGGAAACATTCGAGAGTTGGACAACGTCATCTCCCGCGCGGTCGTCCTGAGCCCGAGTGACGTGATCGAACCGGAAGTCCTGGCCCTGTCACCGGACGAACCACTCCGGGCGGCGGGAGGAGACGAACTCCCCTACCTGAACCTGACCTATCATGAATCGATGGAAGCCCACAGCGCCTACATCATTGAACGGGCGTTGGGCAAGGCGGGAGGCAATCAGACGAAGGCTGCCGAACTCCTCGACCTGCAACGAACCTACCTGGCCAGACTCATCAAGCAGCGCAAAGCCACTCCCGAAGAGCAGTAG
- a CDS encoding NDP-sugar synthase, producing the protein MKAMILAAGFGTRLRPLTNVVPKPLLPVAGTPLIVWNLLLLKRYGIHEAIINLHHLGPMIQRALGDGDKFGLRLTYSQEPVILGTGGGIKQAEPNFNGEPVLVLNGDTLFELDLGAVIAFHHRQQAAATMVLRRDPDAAKWGLVEVNARGEVVRITGRGLASTEPTQARMFAGIHILHPRLLHSLPAGKESSIIDAYVRGIQDGERIVGYDFDGYWTDVGTPDRYAQVEHDAAAGLISLAARQQFVGNERV; encoded by the coding sequence ATGAAAGCCATGATCCTTGCGGCGGGGTTCGGCACCAGGCTGAGACCGCTCACCAACGTCGTTCCGAAGCCCCTATTGCCGGTCGCAGGGACGCCCCTCATTGTTTGGAATCTCCTCCTCCTCAAGCGGTATGGGATCCACGAGGCCATCATTAACCTGCACCATCTTGGCCCGATGATTCAGCGGGCGCTGGGAGATGGGGATAAGTTCGGTCTGCGCCTGACCTATTCGCAGGAGCCGGTGATCCTGGGCACGGGTGGTGGGATCAAGCAGGCAGAGCCGAACTTTAACGGCGAACCGGTGCTGGTTCTGAATGGGGATACGCTGTTTGAGTTGGATCTCGGTGCCGTAATCGCGTTTCACCACAGGCAGCAGGCTGCGGCTACGATGGTGTTGCGACGAGATCCCGATGCAGCGAAATGGGGATTGGTCGAGGTGAACGCCAGGGGCGAGGTGGTCCGGATCACGGGCCGAGGCCTGGCCTCAACCGAACCGACCCAAGCCCGTATGTTTGCCGGCATCCATATCCTCCATCCGAGGCTCCTGCATTCGTTGCCGGCCGGGAAGGAATCCTCGATCATCGATGCCTACGTGAGAGGCATTCAGGACGGCGAGCGCATCGTCGGGTATGATTTCGACGGGTACTGGACGGATGTCGGAACGCCCGACCGATACGCTCAAGTCGAGCATGATGCCGCTGCCGGGTTGATCAGCCTCGCCGCACGTCAGCAGTTCGTGGGAAATGAGCGCGTATAG
- a CDS encoding phosphotransferase yields the protein MTTTNPAAPAKPLAPPDPDRIAQTVANKLPFRAAFAAMVQLAGDASNRRYFRVTLKGPPAGVILMQLAEPEGFKQSEEAVSGSSVQITELPFTNVLTHLRKTGVTVPQLYHYDREAGLLYLEDFGDLTLAESCRDADRATIQSLYGEAIRQLVEFQVKGTTPAAPGCIAFHRRFDVPLLMWEFDHFLEYGIVARNGKPMASADEQAIKSEFHRIAELLAGQPQVFVHRDYHSRNLMVDRDRIGIIDFQDALMGPATYDLASLLKDAYIQLDEAVVDHLIDRFLDGLASHKQGWADRAAFRRLFDLTSIQRNLKAAGRFVYIDRVKHNPKFLADIPRVLGYVKRNLGKYPELAILQRHLAPYVPELR from the coding sequence ATGACAACGACAAATCCTGCCGCACCTGCCAAACCGCTTGCACCTCCTGATCCTGATCGCATTGCCCAGACGGTTGCGAACAAATTGCCGTTCAGGGCTGCGTTTGCCGCTATGGTTCAGTTGGCGGGCGATGCGTCGAACCGCAGATATTTCCGTGTGACGCTCAAGGGGCCTCCCGCCGGGGTCATCCTCATGCAGTTGGCGGAGCCGGAAGGGTTCAAGCAATCGGAGGAAGCGGTCAGCGGCTCCTCGGTGCAAATCACCGAACTCCCCTTTACGAATGTGCTCACGCATCTTCGGAAGACGGGGGTGACGGTTCCGCAGCTCTATCACTATGACCGCGAGGCGGGGCTCCTGTATCTGGAAGATTTTGGCGATCTGACGTTGGCCGAGTCCTGCCGCGATGCGGATCGCGCGACGATTCAATCTCTCTACGGCGAGGCGATTCGGCAACTCGTGGAGTTCCAGGTGAAGGGGACGACGCCGGCCGCGCCTGGATGCATCGCATTCCACCGTCGCTTCGATGTGCCGCTCTTGATGTGGGAGTTCGACCATTTCTTGGAATACGGCATCGTGGCCCGCAACGGGAAGCCGATGGCGTCGGCCGACGAGCAGGCGATCAAATCCGAGTTTCATCGGATTGCCGAGCTGCTGGCAGGCCAACCTCAAGTGTTCGTTCACCGCGATTACCATTCGCGGAATCTGATGGTGGATCGGGATCGGATCGGGATCATCGATTTTCAGGACGCCCTCATGGGCCCGGCAACCTACGACCTTGCGTCGTTGTTGAAGGATGCCTACATTCAGTTGGACGAGGCGGTGGTCGATCACCTCATCGACCGATTCCTGGACGGGCTGGCGTCGCACAAGCAGGGCTGGGCGGACCGGGCGGCATTCCGTCGACTGTTCGACCTGACCAGCATTCAGCGGAACCTCAAGGCGGCGGGACGATTCGTCTACATCGACCGCGTCAAGCACAACCCCAAGTTCCTGGCCGATATCCCGCGCGTGTTGGGCTACGTCAAACGCAACCTTGGAAAGTATCCTGAACTGGCGATCCTGCAGCGCCATCTCGCGCCCTATGTGCCGGAACTGCGCTAG